Proteins from a genomic interval of Phyllopteryx taeniolatus isolate TA_2022b chromosome 3, UOR_Ptae_1.2, whole genome shotgun sequence:
- the ulk1a gene encoding serine/threonine-protein kinase ULK1a isoform X5: protein MGFVAASLMESVGTFEFSRKDLIGHGAFAVVFKGRHKEKHEWEVAVKCINKKHLAKAHSLLGKEIQILKELKHENIVRLLDYQYCNGGDLAEYLQSKGTLSEDTIRVFFQQIAQAMKVLQSKGILHRDLKPQNILLCHPKGRRSSSINTSVKIADFGFARYLQTNTMAATLCGSPMYMAPEVITSHKYDAKADLWSIGTIIYQCLTGKAPFHANTPQELRLFYECNRTLVPSIPKETSSDLRQLLLGLLQRNHKDRISFDEFFRHPFLETSWASRKCSPAPTRFYPSSASGSSSSSSSASHPASPQLRCQTKLKNSPVPDIVVFQLREIANRDSRNSSSFTEDYVMVHPESPGEYASEEDGGSPIEGCLIYASRSPLMTERVLEAVGRTPPSSPVLQRHAKPSGKPALCDRSRSEPIPVPTQIQNFRRMEQHLRASGSPGSTMVRLCYPGSSESSSPCRGCGSHDACIAAYSSSPTRKGAQALRSSPRVGTTPRTSEQTLPRSTRTGWAAESPDKRDSPSHKDNSRRTMLSDLRSPSLPPASLTNRSSKPSDKRGQFQRSQNFGRLSDILLKDAFGAQLLERRSNESLCHERTVDFAAPPAGFHTGFVASGSPPAAVFSLGSPATGNTPPDPMFPRMLTGSPSCITTAWLLSSPLHCQRSCRSSETEAVDVTPHCSLVFCPPELPEDTLMEQVHTDALSDLQFTLAFVHCITELASSKDPVLDPISSPEVSFSKHSLLTDQISLLSREWSYAEQLLLYLKAVESLSTALHKAKENIQQGRLLPSTTVKQVLRKLNELYKSCVTCCRSLSDRLQSFLMDKQKLMDRFNGLTAEKLIYCHTVHMVQSAALDEMFHCGTEIVQRYHKALLLLEGLSRFVTEEKDIDSIKRCKQCIEGRLSALQT from the exons ATGGGATTTGTGGCTGCGTCCCTCATGGAGTCCGTCGGCACGTTTGAGTTCAGCAGGAAAGACCTGATTGGTCACGGTGCCTTTGCGGTGGTTTTCAAAGGACGACACAAGGAG AAACATGAGTGGGAAGTGGCTGTCAAGTGCATCAACAAGAAACATTTGGCCAAAGCCCATTCTCTACTTGGAAAAGAAATCCAAATACTAAAG GAACTCAAGCATGAGAATATCGTGCGACTTCTCGACTATCAG TATTGCAATGGCGGTGACCTGGCTGAGTACCTTCAAT CTAAAGGGACATTAAGCGAGGACACAATCCGAGTTTTCTTCCAGCAGATCGCTCAGGCCATGAAGGTGCTACAGAGCAAAGGCATCCTTCACAGGGACTTGAAACCACAGAACATCTTGCTCTGCCACCCAAAGGGACGGAGGTCCAGTTCCATCAACACCAGTGTCAAGATAG ctgactttggctttGCGCGCTATCTTCAGACAAACACCATGGCAGCGACACTGTGCGGCTCTCCCATGTACATG GCTCCCGAGGTCATCACGTCCCACAAATATGATGCCAAAGCCGATCTGTGGAGCATAGGCACCATTATCTACCAGTGTCTGACTGGAAAGGCGCCATTTCAT GCGAACACACCACAGGAACTCCGCCTCTTCTATGAATGCAACAGAACCCTTGTACCAAG CATCCCGAAGGAGACGTCAAGTGACCTCAGACAGCTACTGTTGGGACTTCTTCAGAGAAACCACAAGGATAGGATCAGCTTTG ATGAGTTTTTCCGTCATCCTTTCTTGGAAACGAGCTGGGCCTCTAGAAAGT GTTCTCCAGCTCCGACGCGCTTCTATCCCAGTTCCGCCTCAGGCAGCTCCTCTAGCAGCTCCTCCGCATCCCATCCAGCCTCTCCTCAA CTTCGCTGTCAGACCAAATTGAAAAACTCTCCTGTGCCGGATATTGTTGTCTTCCAGTTGAGAGAAATCGCCAATCGAGACAGCAGGAATAGTTCATCTTTCACTGAAGACTATGTCATGGTACATCCCGAGTCTCCTG GTGAGTACGCGTCTGAGGAAGACGGTGGCTCACCCATTGAAGGCTGCCTAATATACGCTAG CAGAAGCCCGCTGATGACAGAGAGAGTTCTCGAAGCAGTTGGCAGGACACCTCCCTCCTCTCCCGTGTTGCAGCGTCACGCCAAGCCTTCTGG GAAGCCTGCGCTGTGTGACCGCAGCCGTTCAGAGCCTATTCCCGTCCCGACTCAGATCCAGAACTTCCGGCGTATGGAGCAGCATCTGCGAGCTTCAGGCTCACCAGGCTCCACCAT GGTCCGCCTCTGTTATCCTGGATCGAGTGAAAGTTCTTCACCATGCAGAGGATGTGGATCTCACGATGCCTGCATTGCCGCCTACTCCTCAAGTCCCACTAGAAAAGGAGCCCAGGCACTCCGGTCCTCCCCGCGTG TGGGAACTACCCCGAGGACTTCGGAGCAGACTCTACCTCGTAGTACAAGAACCGGATGGGCCGCAGAGTCTCCAGACAAGAGGGACAGCCCCAGCCACAAG GACAATTCACGCAGGACGATGTTGTCAGACCTGCGTAGCCCTAGCCTTCCTCCCGCTTCCCTCACCAACCGCAGCAGTAAACCCTCCGACAAAAGAGGGCAGTTTCAAAG ATCACAGAACTTTGGCAGACTCTCTGACATTTTGCTTAAAGATGCATTCGGAGCTCAACTTCTTGAACGGAGGAGTAATGAAAGCTTATGCCATGAAAGGACGGTGGACTTTGCAG CTCCACCTGCTGGCTTCCATACAGGATTTGTGGCATCGGGTAGCCCACCGGCTGCAGTCTTCTCCTTGGGTTCTCCAGCTACTGGAAACACTCCTCCTGATCCCATGTTCCCAAGGATGCTGACAG GCTCGCCCAGCTGCATTACCACCGCCTGGTTGCTCAGCAGTCCCCTTCATTGTCAAAGAAGCTGTAGAAGCAGCGAGACTGAAGCCGTGGATGTCACTCCACACTGCAGTTTGGTCTTTTGTCCACCTGAGCTACCAGAAGATACGCTAATGGAG CAGGTCCATACAGATGCTCTGAGTGACCTCCAGTTCACACTGGCTTTTGTGCACTGTATCACGGAATTGGCTTCTTCCAAGGACCCTGTGCTGGATCCCATCAGCAGCCCTGAGGTTTCCTTTTCAAAACACAGTCTGTTGACAGATCAAATAAGCCTCTTAAGTCGAGAATGGAG CTATGCAGAACAGTTATTGTTGTACTTGAAAGCGGTGGAGTCTCTGTCAACAGCTCTGCACAAGGCCAAAGAAAATATCCAGCAAGGGCGACTGCTTCCTTCAACTACGGTCAAACAAG TGCTTAGAAAGCTGAATGAGTTGTACAAGAGCTGCGTTACTTGCTGTCGCTCCCTGAGTGATCGGCTGCAGAGTTTTTTAATGGACAAACAGAAGCTTATGGATCGCTTCAATGGCCTCACGGCAGAAAAGCTCATCTATTGCCACACTGTGCACATG GTACAGTCTGCAGCTTTAGATGAGATGTTCCACTGTGGTACAGAAATCGTTCAGCGCTACCATAAAGCTCTTCTGCTTCTGGAGGGTCTGTCCCGGTTCGTCACAGAGGAAAAGGATATTGACAGTATAAAAAGAT GCAAGCAGTGTATTGAAGGACGCCTCTCTGCTCTGCAAACTTAG
- the ulk1a gene encoding serine/threonine-protein kinase ULK1a isoform X8, with the protein MGFVAASLMESVGTFEFSRKDLIGHGAFAVVFKGRHKEKHEWEVAVKCINKKHLAKAHSLLGKEIQILKELKHENIVRLLDYQEMGGCVYLVMEYCNGGDLAEYLQSKGTLSEDTIRVFFQQIAQAMKVLQSKGILHRDLKPQNILLCHPKGRRSSSINTSVKIADFGFARYLQTNTMAATLCGSPMYMAPEVITSHKYDAKADLWSIGTIIYQCLTGKAPFHANTPQELRLFYECNRTLVPSIPKETSSDLRQLLLGLLQRNHKDRISFDEFFRHPFLETSWASRKCSPAPTRFYPSSASGSSSSSSSASHPASPQLREIANRDSRNSSSFTEDYVMVHPESPGEYASEEDGGSPIEGCLIYASRSPLMTERVLEAVGRTPPSSPVLQRHAKPSGKPALCDRSRSEPIPVPTQIQNFRRMEQHLRASGSPGSTMVRLCYPGSSESSSPCRGCGSHDACIAAYSSSPTRKGAQALRSSPRVGTTPRTSEQTLPRSTRTGWAAESPDKRDSPSHKDNSRRTMLSDLRSPSLPPASLTNRSSKPSDKRGQFQRSQNFGRLSDILLKDAFGAQLLERRSNESLCHERTVDFAAPPAGFHTGFVASGSPPAAVFSLGSPATGNTPPDPMFPRMLTGSPSCITTAWLLSSPLHCQRSCRSSETEAVDVTPHCSLVFCPPELPEDTLMEQVHTDALSDLQFTLAFVHCITELASSKDPVLDPISSPEVSFSKHSLLTDQISLLSREWSYAEQLLLYLKAVESLSTALHKAKENIQQGRLLPSTTVKQVLRKLNELYKSCVTCCRSLSDRLQSFLMDKQKLMDRFNGLTAEKLIYCHTVHMVQSAALDEMFHCGTEIVQRYHKALLLLEGLSRFVTEEKDIDSIKRCKQCIEGRLSALQT; encoded by the exons ATGGGATTTGTGGCTGCGTCCCTCATGGAGTCCGTCGGCACGTTTGAGTTCAGCAGGAAAGACCTGATTGGTCACGGTGCCTTTGCGGTGGTTTTCAAAGGACGACACAAGGAG AAACATGAGTGGGAAGTGGCTGTCAAGTGCATCAACAAGAAACATTTGGCCAAAGCCCATTCTCTACTTGGAAAAGAAATCCAAATACTAAAG GAACTCAAGCATGAGAATATCGTGCGACTTCTCGACTATCAG GAAATGGGCGGGTGTGTGTATCTGGTCATGGAG TATTGCAATGGCGGTGACCTGGCTGAGTACCTTCAAT CTAAAGGGACATTAAGCGAGGACACAATCCGAGTTTTCTTCCAGCAGATCGCTCAGGCCATGAAGGTGCTACAGAGCAAAGGCATCCTTCACAGGGACTTGAAACCACAGAACATCTTGCTCTGCCACCCAAAGGGACGGAGGTCCAGTTCCATCAACACCAGTGTCAAGATAG ctgactttggctttGCGCGCTATCTTCAGACAAACACCATGGCAGCGACACTGTGCGGCTCTCCCATGTACATG GCTCCCGAGGTCATCACGTCCCACAAATATGATGCCAAAGCCGATCTGTGGAGCATAGGCACCATTATCTACCAGTGTCTGACTGGAAAGGCGCCATTTCAT GCGAACACACCACAGGAACTCCGCCTCTTCTATGAATGCAACAGAACCCTTGTACCAAG CATCCCGAAGGAGACGTCAAGTGACCTCAGACAGCTACTGTTGGGACTTCTTCAGAGAAACCACAAGGATAGGATCAGCTTTG ATGAGTTTTTCCGTCATCCTTTCTTGGAAACGAGCTGGGCCTCTAGAAAGT GTTCTCCAGCTCCGACGCGCTTCTATCCCAGTTCCGCCTCAGGCAGCTCCTCTAGCAGCTCCTCCGCATCCCATCCAGCCTCTCCTCAA TTGAGAGAAATCGCCAATCGAGACAGCAGGAATAGTTCATCTTTCACTGAAGACTATGTCATGGTACATCCCGAGTCTCCTG GTGAGTACGCGTCTGAGGAAGACGGTGGCTCACCCATTGAAGGCTGCCTAATATACGCTAG CAGAAGCCCGCTGATGACAGAGAGAGTTCTCGAAGCAGTTGGCAGGACACCTCCCTCCTCTCCCGTGTTGCAGCGTCACGCCAAGCCTTCTGG GAAGCCTGCGCTGTGTGACCGCAGCCGTTCAGAGCCTATTCCCGTCCCGACTCAGATCCAGAACTTCCGGCGTATGGAGCAGCATCTGCGAGCTTCAGGCTCACCAGGCTCCACCAT GGTCCGCCTCTGTTATCCTGGATCGAGTGAAAGTTCTTCACCATGCAGAGGATGTGGATCTCACGATGCCTGCATTGCCGCCTACTCCTCAAGTCCCACTAGAAAAGGAGCCCAGGCACTCCGGTCCTCCCCGCGTG TGGGAACTACCCCGAGGACTTCGGAGCAGACTCTACCTCGTAGTACAAGAACCGGATGGGCCGCAGAGTCTCCAGACAAGAGGGACAGCCCCAGCCACAAG GACAATTCACGCAGGACGATGTTGTCAGACCTGCGTAGCCCTAGCCTTCCTCCCGCTTCCCTCACCAACCGCAGCAGTAAACCCTCCGACAAAAGAGGGCAGTTTCAAAG ATCACAGAACTTTGGCAGACTCTCTGACATTTTGCTTAAAGATGCATTCGGAGCTCAACTTCTTGAACGGAGGAGTAATGAAAGCTTATGCCATGAAAGGACGGTGGACTTTGCAG CTCCACCTGCTGGCTTCCATACAGGATTTGTGGCATCGGGTAGCCCACCGGCTGCAGTCTTCTCCTTGGGTTCTCCAGCTACTGGAAACACTCCTCCTGATCCCATGTTCCCAAGGATGCTGACAG GCTCGCCCAGCTGCATTACCACCGCCTGGTTGCTCAGCAGTCCCCTTCATTGTCAAAGAAGCTGTAGAAGCAGCGAGACTGAAGCCGTGGATGTCACTCCACACTGCAGTTTGGTCTTTTGTCCACCTGAGCTACCAGAAGATACGCTAATGGAG CAGGTCCATACAGATGCTCTGAGTGACCTCCAGTTCACACTGGCTTTTGTGCACTGTATCACGGAATTGGCTTCTTCCAAGGACCCTGTGCTGGATCCCATCAGCAGCCCTGAGGTTTCCTTTTCAAAACACAGTCTGTTGACAGATCAAATAAGCCTCTTAAGTCGAGAATGGAG CTATGCAGAACAGTTATTGTTGTACTTGAAAGCGGTGGAGTCTCTGTCAACAGCTCTGCACAAGGCCAAAGAAAATATCCAGCAAGGGCGACTGCTTCCTTCAACTACGGTCAAACAAG TGCTTAGAAAGCTGAATGAGTTGTACAAGAGCTGCGTTACTTGCTGTCGCTCCCTGAGTGATCGGCTGCAGAGTTTTTTAATGGACAAACAGAAGCTTATGGATCGCTTCAATGGCCTCACGGCAGAAAAGCTCATCTATTGCCACACTGTGCACATG GTACAGTCTGCAGCTTTAGATGAGATGTTCCACTGTGGTACAGAAATCGTTCAGCGCTACCATAAAGCTCTTCTGCTTCTGGAGGGTCTGTCCCGGTTCGTCACAGAGGAAAAGGATATTGACAGTATAAAAAGAT GCAAGCAGTGTATTGAAGGACGCCTCTCTGCTCTGCAAACTTAG
- the ulk1a gene encoding serine/threonine-protein kinase ULK1a isoform X11, with product MGFVAASLMESVGTFEFSRKDLIGHGAFAVVFKGRHKEKHEWEVAVKCINKKHLAKAHSLLGKEIQILKELKHENIVRLLDYQEMGGCVYLVMEYCNGGDLAEYLQSKGTLSEDTIRVFFQQIAQAMKVLQSKGILHRDLKPQNILLCHPKGRRSSSINTSVKIADFGFARYLQTNTMAATLCGSPMYMAPEVITSHKYDAKADLWSIGTIIYQCLTGKAPFHANTPQELRLFYECNRTLVPSIPKETSSDLRQLLLGLLQRNHKDRISFDEFFRHPFLETSWASRKCSPAPTRFYPSSASGSSSSSSSASHPASPQLRCQTKLKNSPVPDIVVFQLREIANRDSRNSSSFTEDYVMVHPESPGEYASEEDGGSPIEGCLIYASRSPLMTERVLEAVGRTPPSSPVLQRHAKPSGKPALCDRSRSEPIPVPTQIQNFRRMEQHLRASGSPGSTMVRLCYPGSSESSSPCRGCGSHDACIAAYSSSPTRKGAQALRSSPRVGTTPRTSEQTLPRSTRTGWAAESPDKRDSPSHKDNSRRTMLSDLRSPSLPPASLTNRSSKPSDKRGQFQRSQNFGRLSDILLKDAFGAQLLERRSNESLCHERTVDFAAPPAGFHTGFVASGSPPAAVFSLGSPATGNTPPDPMFPRMLTGSPSCITTAWLLSSPLHCQRSCRSSETEAVDVTPHCSLVFCPPELPEDTLMEQVHTDALSDLQFTLAFVHCITELASSKDPVLDPISSPEVSFSKHSLLTDQISLLSREWSYAEQLLLYLKAVESLSTALHKAKENIQQGRLLPSTTVKQGLCLES from the exons ATGGGATTTGTGGCTGCGTCCCTCATGGAGTCCGTCGGCACGTTTGAGTTCAGCAGGAAAGACCTGATTGGTCACGGTGCCTTTGCGGTGGTTTTCAAAGGACGACACAAGGAG AAACATGAGTGGGAAGTGGCTGTCAAGTGCATCAACAAGAAACATTTGGCCAAAGCCCATTCTCTACTTGGAAAAGAAATCCAAATACTAAAG GAACTCAAGCATGAGAATATCGTGCGACTTCTCGACTATCAG GAAATGGGCGGGTGTGTGTATCTGGTCATGGAG TATTGCAATGGCGGTGACCTGGCTGAGTACCTTCAAT CTAAAGGGACATTAAGCGAGGACACAATCCGAGTTTTCTTCCAGCAGATCGCTCAGGCCATGAAGGTGCTACAGAGCAAAGGCATCCTTCACAGGGACTTGAAACCACAGAACATCTTGCTCTGCCACCCAAAGGGACGGAGGTCCAGTTCCATCAACACCAGTGTCAAGATAG ctgactttggctttGCGCGCTATCTTCAGACAAACACCATGGCAGCGACACTGTGCGGCTCTCCCATGTACATG GCTCCCGAGGTCATCACGTCCCACAAATATGATGCCAAAGCCGATCTGTGGAGCATAGGCACCATTATCTACCAGTGTCTGACTGGAAAGGCGCCATTTCAT GCGAACACACCACAGGAACTCCGCCTCTTCTATGAATGCAACAGAACCCTTGTACCAAG CATCCCGAAGGAGACGTCAAGTGACCTCAGACAGCTACTGTTGGGACTTCTTCAGAGAAACCACAAGGATAGGATCAGCTTTG ATGAGTTTTTCCGTCATCCTTTCTTGGAAACGAGCTGGGCCTCTAGAAAGT GTTCTCCAGCTCCGACGCGCTTCTATCCCAGTTCCGCCTCAGGCAGCTCCTCTAGCAGCTCCTCCGCATCCCATCCAGCCTCTCCTCAA CTTCGCTGTCAGACCAAATTGAAAAACTCTCCTGTGCCGGATATTGTTGTCTTCCAGTTGAGAGAAATCGCCAATCGAGACAGCAGGAATAGTTCATCTTTCACTGAAGACTATGTCATGGTACATCCCGAGTCTCCTG GTGAGTACGCGTCTGAGGAAGACGGTGGCTCACCCATTGAAGGCTGCCTAATATACGCTAG CAGAAGCCCGCTGATGACAGAGAGAGTTCTCGAAGCAGTTGGCAGGACACCTCCCTCCTCTCCCGTGTTGCAGCGTCACGCCAAGCCTTCTGG GAAGCCTGCGCTGTGTGACCGCAGCCGTTCAGAGCCTATTCCCGTCCCGACTCAGATCCAGAACTTCCGGCGTATGGAGCAGCATCTGCGAGCTTCAGGCTCACCAGGCTCCACCAT GGTCCGCCTCTGTTATCCTGGATCGAGTGAAAGTTCTTCACCATGCAGAGGATGTGGATCTCACGATGCCTGCATTGCCGCCTACTCCTCAAGTCCCACTAGAAAAGGAGCCCAGGCACTCCGGTCCTCCCCGCGTG TGGGAACTACCCCGAGGACTTCGGAGCAGACTCTACCTCGTAGTACAAGAACCGGATGGGCCGCAGAGTCTCCAGACAAGAGGGACAGCCCCAGCCACAAG GACAATTCACGCAGGACGATGTTGTCAGACCTGCGTAGCCCTAGCCTTCCTCCCGCTTCCCTCACCAACCGCAGCAGTAAACCCTCCGACAAAAGAGGGCAGTTTCAAAG ATCACAGAACTTTGGCAGACTCTCTGACATTTTGCTTAAAGATGCATTCGGAGCTCAACTTCTTGAACGGAGGAGTAATGAAAGCTTATGCCATGAAAGGACGGTGGACTTTGCAG CTCCACCTGCTGGCTTCCATACAGGATTTGTGGCATCGGGTAGCCCACCGGCTGCAGTCTTCTCCTTGGGTTCTCCAGCTACTGGAAACACTCCTCCTGATCCCATGTTCCCAAGGATGCTGACAG GCTCGCCCAGCTGCATTACCACCGCCTGGTTGCTCAGCAGTCCCCTTCATTGTCAAAGAAGCTGTAGAAGCAGCGAGACTGAAGCCGTGGATGTCACTCCACACTGCAGTTTGGTCTTTTGTCCACCTGAGCTACCAGAAGATACGCTAATGGAG CAGGTCCATACAGATGCTCTGAGTGACCTCCAGTTCACACTGGCTTTTGTGCACTGTATCACGGAATTGGCTTCTTCCAAGGACCCTGTGCTGGATCCCATCAGCAGCCCTGAGGTTTCCTTTTCAAAACACAGTCTGTTGACAGATCAAATAAGCCTCTTAAGTCGAGAATGGAG CTATGCAGAACAGTTATTGTTGTACTTGAAAGCGGTGGAGTCTCTGTCAACAGCTCTGCACAAGGCCAAAGAAAATATCCAGCAAGGGCGACTGCTTCCTTCAACTACGGTCAAACAAGGTTTG TGCTTAGAAAGCTGA
- the ulk1a gene encoding serine/threonine-protein kinase ULK1a isoform X4, with protein sequence MGFVAASLMESVGTFEFSRKDLIGHGAFAVVFKGRHKEKHEWEVAVKCINKKHLAKAHSLLGKEIQILKELKHENIVRLLDYQEMGGCVYLVMEYCNGGDLAEYLQSKGTLSEDTIRVFFQQIAQAMKVLQSKGILHRDLKPQNILLCHPKGRRSSSINTSVKIADFGFARYLQTNTMAATLCGSPMYMAPEVITSHKYDAKADLWSIGTIIYQCLTGKAPFHANTPQELRLFYECNRTLVPSIPKETSSDLRQLLLGLLQRNHKDRISFDEFFRHPFLETSWASRKCSPAPTRFYPSSASGSSSSSSSASHPASPQLRCQTKLKNSPVPDIVVFQLREIANRDSRNSSSFTEDYVMVHPESPGEYASEEDGGSPIEGCLIYASRSPLMTERVLEAVGRTPPSSPVLQRHAKPSGKPALCDRSRSEPIPVPTQIQNFRRMEQHLRASGSPGSTMVRLCYPGSSESSSPCRGCGSHDACIAAYSSSPTRKGAQALRSSPRVGTTPRTSEQTLPRSTRTGWAAESPDKRDSPSHKDNSRRTMLSDLRSPSLPPASLTNRSSKPSDKRGQFQRSQNFGRLSDILLKDAFGAQLLERRSNESLCHERTVDFAGFVASGSPPAAVFSLGSPATGNTPPDPMFPRMLTGSPSCITTAWLLSSPLHCQRSCRSSETEAVDVTPHCSLVFCPPELPEDTLMEQVHTDALSDLQFTLAFVHCITELASSKDPVLDPISSPEVSFSKHSLLTDQISLLSREWSYAEQLLLYLKAVESLSTALHKAKENIQQGRLLPSTTVKQVLRKLNELYKSCVTCCRSLSDRLQSFLMDKQKLMDRFNGLTAEKLIYCHTVHMVQSAALDEMFHCGTEIVQRYHKALLLLEGLSRFVTEEKDIDSIKRCKQCIEGRLSALQT encoded by the exons ATGGGATTTGTGGCTGCGTCCCTCATGGAGTCCGTCGGCACGTTTGAGTTCAGCAGGAAAGACCTGATTGGTCACGGTGCCTTTGCGGTGGTTTTCAAAGGACGACACAAGGAG AAACATGAGTGGGAAGTGGCTGTCAAGTGCATCAACAAGAAACATTTGGCCAAAGCCCATTCTCTACTTGGAAAAGAAATCCAAATACTAAAG GAACTCAAGCATGAGAATATCGTGCGACTTCTCGACTATCAG GAAATGGGCGGGTGTGTGTATCTGGTCATGGAG TATTGCAATGGCGGTGACCTGGCTGAGTACCTTCAAT CTAAAGGGACATTAAGCGAGGACACAATCCGAGTTTTCTTCCAGCAGATCGCTCAGGCCATGAAGGTGCTACAGAGCAAAGGCATCCTTCACAGGGACTTGAAACCACAGAACATCTTGCTCTGCCACCCAAAGGGACGGAGGTCCAGTTCCATCAACACCAGTGTCAAGATAG ctgactttggctttGCGCGCTATCTTCAGACAAACACCATGGCAGCGACACTGTGCGGCTCTCCCATGTACATG GCTCCCGAGGTCATCACGTCCCACAAATATGATGCCAAAGCCGATCTGTGGAGCATAGGCACCATTATCTACCAGTGTCTGACTGGAAAGGCGCCATTTCAT GCGAACACACCACAGGAACTCCGCCTCTTCTATGAATGCAACAGAACCCTTGTACCAAG CATCCCGAAGGAGACGTCAAGTGACCTCAGACAGCTACTGTTGGGACTTCTTCAGAGAAACCACAAGGATAGGATCAGCTTTG ATGAGTTTTTCCGTCATCCTTTCTTGGAAACGAGCTGGGCCTCTAGAAAGT GTTCTCCAGCTCCGACGCGCTTCTATCCCAGTTCCGCCTCAGGCAGCTCCTCTAGCAGCTCCTCCGCATCCCATCCAGCCTCTCCTCAA CTTCGCTGTCAGACCAAATTGAAAAACTCTCCTGTGCCGGATATTGTTGTCTTCCAGTTGAGAGAAATCGCCAATCGAGACAGCAGGAATAGTTCATCTTTCACTGAAGACTATGTCATGGTACATCCCGAGTCTCCTG GTGAGTACGCGTCTGAGGAAGACGGTGGCTCACCCATTGAAGGCTGCCTAATATACGCTAG CAGAAGCCCGCTGATGACAGAGAGAGTTCTCGAAGCAGTTGGCAGGACACCTCCCTCCTCTCCCGTGTTGCAGCGTCACGCCAAGCCTTCTGG GAAGCCTGCGCTGTGTGACCGCAGCCGTTCAGAGCCTATTCCCGTCCCGACTCAGATCCAGAACTTCCGGCGTATGGAGCAGCATCTGCGAGCTTCAGGCTCACCAGGCTCCACCAT GGTCCGCCTCTGTTATCCTGGATCGAGTGAAAGTTCTTCACCATGCAGAGGATGTGGATCTCACGATGCCTGCATTGCCGCCTACTCCTCAAGTCCCACTAGAAAAGGAGCCCAGGCACTCCGGTCCTCCCCGCGTG TGGGAACTACCCCGAGGACTTCGGAGCAGACTCTACCTCGTAGTACAAGAACCGGATGGGCCGCAGAGTCTCCAGACAAGAGGGACAGCCCCAGCCACAAG GACAATTCACGCAGGACGATGTTGTCAGACCTGCGTAGCCCTAGCCTTCCTCCCGCTTCCCTCACCAACCGCAGCAGTAAACCCTCCGACAAAAGAGGGCAGTTTCAAAG ATCACAGAACTTTGGCAGACTCTCTGACATTTTGCTTAAAGATGCATTCGGAGCTCAACTTCTTGAACGGAGGAGTAATGAAAGCTTATGCCATGAAAGGACGGTGGACTTTGCAG GATTTGTGGCATCGGGTAGCCCACCGGCTGCAGTCTTCTCCTTGGGTTCTCCAGCTACTGGAAACACTCCTCCTGATCCCATGTTCCCAAGGATGCTGACAG GCTCGCCCAGCTGCATTACCACCGCCTGGTTGCTCAGCAGTCCCCTTCATTGTCAAAGAAGCTGTAGAAGCAGCGAGACTGAAGCCGTGGATGTCACTCCACACTGCAGTTTGGTCTTTTGTCCACCTGAGCTACCAGAAGATACGCTAATGGAG CAGGTCCATACAGATGCTCTGAGTGACCTCCAGTTCACACTGGCTTTTGTGCACTGTATCACGGAATTGGCTTCTTCCAAGGACCCTGTGCTGGATCCCATCAGCAGCCCTGAGGTTTCCTTTTCAAAACACAGTCTGTTGACAGATCAAATAAGCCTCTTAAGTCGAGAATGGAG CTATGCAGAACAGTTATTGTTGTACTTGAAAGCGGTGGAGTCTCTGTCAACAGCTCTGCACAAGGCCAAAGAAAATATCCAGCAAGGGCGACTGCTTCCTTCAACTACGGTCAAACAAG TGCTTAGAAAGCTGAATGAGTTGTACAAGAGCTGCGTTACTTGCTGTCGCTCCCTGAGTGATCGGCTGCAGAGTTTTTTAATGGACAAACAGAAGCTTATGGATCGCTTCAATGGCCTCACGGCAGAAAAGCTCATCTATTGCCACACTGTGCACATG GTACAGTCTGCAGCTTTAGATGAGATGTTCCACTGTGGTACAGAAATCGTTCAGCGCTACCATAAAGCTCTTCTGCTTCTGGAGGGTCTGTCCCGGTTCGTCACAGAGGAAAAGGATATTGACAGTATAAAAAGAT GCAAGCAGTGTATTGAAGGACGCCTCTCTGCTCTGCAAACTTAG